Genomic window (Mycoplasma leachii PG50):
GTTATAAAAAATTAAAGCCAATGGTATATTGTGGAATTTATCCAATTGATACTAATAAATATCAAGATTTTAAAGAAGCTTTAGAAAAAATTGAATTATCTGATTCTTCTTTAGTTTATGAACCAGAAACTAGTCAAGCTTTAGGATTTGGTTTTAGATGTGGTTTTTTAGGGTTATTACATATGGAAGTAATTCAAGAAAGACTAGAAAGAGAATATAATCTTGAGTTGATTGCAACTGCTCCTAGTGTAGTTTATAAAGTTCATTTAACAAATAAACAGGTAATAGAATTAGATAATCCTGCACTACTACCTGAAGCTCAAAAAATTTCAAAAATTGAAGAGCCATTTGTTGAAATTAAAATAGCAACACCAAGTGAATATATTGGAGATTTGATGAATTTATGCCAAAACAAACTTGGTATTTATAAAAATATGGAAGTGATTGACAATAATAGGCGAATTTTAATTTATCAAATGCCATTAGCAGAAATTATTTTTGATTTTTTTAATAAATTAAAATCTATATCTAAAGGATATGCTTCTTTTGAGTATGAGCTTATTGGTTATAAAGAATCAAAATTAGTGAGAATGGATATTAAATTAAATGGAGAAATGGTTGATGCATTTTCAATGATAGTTAATCAAAAGTTTGCTTATCAAAGAGGAAGTGCTTTAACTTTAAAACTAAAAGAATTAATTCCAAGACAAAATTTTGAAGTGCCAGTACAAGCAACAATTGGAAATAAAGTAATTTCAAGAGAAACTATAAAAGCTTATAGAAAAGATGTTACTTGAAAACTTCATGCTGCAGATAAATCTAGAAGAAAGAAATTATTAGAAAAGCAAAAAGAAGGCAAGAAAAAAATGAAAGAAATTGGAACTGTAGAAGTTCCGCAAGAGGCTTTTGTTGCAATTTTAAAAATAGATGATTAAATTATATTGCCTAATTATAGAAAGGAAGAAAATATGTTTAAGTACGATTATAGTTTTTTAAAAATACTAGTTGATGAGATTTATTCAATTTCTCAAGAATCAGGTAAATTAACAACTGAATTTTCAAAAAAAGCAATTGAAGAATGAACAAAAAACCCAGAAATTTCAGCTTTTAAAAAATGAATTGAAGAAATGTATTTGAAAGTTATACCAACATTTGTAATAGCTGATTTTAAGAGATATATTAAACGAGATTTTTATGAAATTTTTATAATTGAACTTCATGAATTGTTAAATGTTTTTGATAATTTTTCTACTTTTTATAAAAAAATTGATAGTAAATCTGGATTTTTAAAAGAAACAGGCATAGATTTAAATATTAAAGAGGCTTATATAGCATATACAAAAGCTGCTTTGCCAGATTTTTTAAAAGAACTTTATGATTTAAAAATTGTAGTTGATATTGCTGATTTTAAAGAAGTTCAAAAAACCCTTATTAATAAAATAACAAGAGCACTTAAGTTTAAAGATGAAGAAAAATATATAGATTACATTTATATGTTAGATGAAACTATAAGTGATTTTATGGAAGATATTAATGAAGATGGATTTTTAGTTTATCCAGAACAATTAGAAATAGCTAATAAATTTTTAAAATTTCTTATAATTTTTCAATCATTTTTATATTATTCAATATTGTTATTTGAAACTTTAGAATTTGAACAATTAGCAAGTATTGGCATATATGATTATAATAATAAGTTATATTATTCAGAAAGAATGGAACGACTTGATTGAGATCGAAATTTTGATGATTATATGACAGGAAAAAAGTAGGCTAAGCCTACTTTTTATTTTTATTCAATTGTTTTTATGTTTAGCTCATCTAATTGTTTGTCACTTACTAAATCAGGAGCATTACTCATCATATCAACTCCTAGTGAGTTTTTTGGAAAAGCAATTACATCTCTAATAGAATTTGAATCAGTTAGAATCATACTAATTCTATCTAATCCTCAAGCAATTCCTGCATGATAAGGAGCACCATATTTATAAGCGTTCATAAATCAACCAAAATTAGCTTCTACTTGCTTTTGACTTAGTTCAACAGCATCAAACATTCTTTGTTGAATTTCAGAATTAGTAATACGCTGACTTCCACCACCTATTTCAAATCCATTCATAACCAAATCATAAGCACAAGCTAATGCATCTTTTTTATTAGTATCAAAATCAGCTAATGATTCTTCTTTTGGACTTGTAAATGGGTGATGAGCTGCTACATATCTATTTTCTTGTTCGCTAAATTCAAATAAAGGAAAATCAACAACTCATAATAATTTAAAATCATCTTTAGTTTCTAAATTAAACATTTTAGCTAAATTAATTCTAATAGCTCCCATTAATTGAGAAATTTCTTCATATTTTCCAATATTTAAAATAATAGTAGCTTTATTTTTGATATCAAATTCTTTTATTAATTGTTCTTTTTGTATTTCAGTTAGTTGACTAGCTAAACTTCCTGATCAAGCATTATTTTCTACTTTAATAAAAGCTATTGAATTAAAGTGAAATTGTTTTGCTTGTTGATTAAGTTCTTCAAGTTGTTTTTTGGTTAATAATTGATCAATACAAACAGCTCTTATATATTTATTTTGTGAATCTAAAAACATTTTAATATCACTATTTTTAAAAATATCATTTAAGGTATGAATTTTTAAATCATATCTTAGATCTGGTTTATCACTACCATATAAATCAATAGCATCTTTATAACTTAATCTTAATAAAGGTTCTTTAATTTCAAAGTTTTTAACTTCTTTTAAGATTTTTTTAATTAAAGATTCACTAATTTGCATTACATCTTCACTAGTTGCAAAACTCATTTCTAAATCTAATTGAGTAAATTCAGGTTGACGATCAATTCTTAAATCTTCATCTCTAAAACATCTAACAATTTGATAATATCTATCAATTCCAGAAATCATTAATAATTGTTTAAATAATTGCGGCGATTGAGGTAAAGCATAAAATTTATTTTTATTTAATCTTGATGGTACTAAAAAATCACGTGCACCTTCTGGAGTTGATTTTGCAAAATAAGGAGTTTCTACTTCTAAAAAATTTAAATCAGTTAAATAGTTTCTAATAATATGATTAATCTTTGCTCTAGTAATTAAATTATTTTGCATAATTTGTCTTCTTAGATCTAAATATCTATAAGTTAATCTAGTATCTTCATTAACATTAACATCATTTTCTAAAACAAAAGGAGTTAGTTCAGATTTATTAATTACTAAAAGATCTTTAACAATAACTTCAATATCTCCAGTACTTAATTCTTTATTAACTGATTTTCTTTTAACAACAATTCCACTAATTTCAATTACATATTCATTTTTAAGATTATTAATTAAATTAATATTTTCTTGTTCAATAACTAATTGAGTAACTCCATATCTATCTTTTAAATCAATAAAAACCATAGCTCCTAGTTTTCTAATTTTTTTTACTCAACCTTGTAGAATAACTTTTTGATCAACATTTTGCAATGTTAATTCGCCACAAGTATGTGTTCTTTTCATATATCTCCTTATTTTAGATCATTAACAAAATTAGTTAATGTTGTTTTAATTTCAGTTTTATTAATTTCATTTTTAATTATAAATTGATTAGATGTTGCTTCTTTTTCACCAAGAATAATTAGATATTTTGGATTCAGTTTATCTGATTTTTTTAATGCAGATTTTAAAGAAAGATTATAGTAGTTACTATCAGATATTAAACCAATAGATCTAGATAATTCTAAAATTTGTTGATTTAATTTTATAGCTGATTGATCTAAACATATTGTATAAAGATCAATGTTTTGATCATTTCTATTTAGCTCGTTATTTTGTTCTTTTATAATATTTATAAATCTTTCTAATCCCATCCCAAAACCACAAGCTGGTAAGTTAATATTTCCAATTTCATAGACTAAATTATTATATCTACCACCAGCTATAATAGTTTGTTCAATATTTTTAGATTCATATTTTATTTCAAAAATAAATCCAGTGTAATAATCTAAACCTCTAACTAATTTATCATCATGAATAGTTAAAATATTCATTTCTTTAAATAAATCAAGTGTTTGTTGATATCTTTTTTGTTCTTCATCAGTTAAAAAGTCTTTCATACTAGGAACATTTTTAAATTGTTTGTCATCAATTTTGCAATCTAGTACTCTTAAAGGATTTTTTTCAATCCTAATATTACAATCAGAACATAAT
Coding sequences:
- the lepA gene encoding translation elongation factor 4, translated to MDKSKIRNFSIIAHIDHGKSTLADRILELTNTVEKREMQDQLLDSMDIERERGITIKLNSVQLKYHSKDDQDYIFNLIDTPGHVDFTYEVSRSLAACEGAILVVDASQGVEAQTLANVYLAIDSNLEIIPVINKIDLPSADVDKVKQEIEEIIGLDCSNAPLISAKTGLNVQDVLQAIVEKIPSPSDAIDNAPLKALIFDSYYDKYLGVVMSIRLKQGMLRVGDKIKLMSTNAEYEVTSLGIKTPKIVKKDFLEAGEVGWVAASIKTIKDVNVGDTITSVLNPASEPLDGYKKLKPMVYCGIYPIDTNKYQDFKEALEKIELSDSSLVYEPETSQALGFGFRCGFLGLLHMEVIQERLEREYNLELIATAPSVVYKVHLTNKQVIELDNPALLPEAQKISKIEEPFVEIKIATPSEYIGDLMNLCQNKLGIYKNMEVIDNNRRILIYQMPLAEIIFDFFNKLKSISKGYASFEYELIGYKESKLVRMDIKLNGEMVDAFSMIVNQKFAYQRGSALTLKLKELIPRQNFEVPVQATIGNKVISRETIKAYRKDVTWKLHAADKSRRKKLLEKQKEGKKKMKEIGTVEVPQEAFVAILKIDD
- the aspS gene encoding aspartate--tRNA ligase; amino-acid sequence: MKRTHTCGELTLQNVDQKVILQGWVKKIRKLGAMVFIDLKDRYGVTQLVIEQENINLINNLKNEYVIEISGIVVKRKSVNKELSTGDIEVIVKDLLVINKSELTPFVLENDVNVNEDTRLTYRYLDLRRQIMQNNLITRAKINHIIRNYLTDLNFLEVETPYFAKSTPEGARDFLVPSRLNKNKFYALPQSPQLFKQLLMISGIDRYYQIVRCFRDEDLRIDRQPEFTQLDLEMSFATSEDVMQISESLIKKILKEVKNFEIKEPLLRLSYKDAIDLYGSDKPDLRYDLKIHTLNDIFKNSDIKMFLDSQNKYIRAVCIDQLLTKKQLEELNQQAKQFHFNSIAFIKVENNAWSGSLASQLTEIQKEQLIKEFDIKNKATIILNIGKYEEISQLMGAIRINLAKMFNLETKDDFKLLWVVDFPLFEFSEQENRYVAAHHPFTSPKEESLADFDTNKKDALACAYDLVMNGFEIGGGSQRITNSEIQQRMFDAVELSQKQVEANFGWFMNAYKYGAPYHAGIAWGLDRISMILTDSNSIRDVIAFPKNSLGVDMMSNAPDLVSDKQLDELNIKTIE
- the hisS gene encoding histidine--tRNA ligase encodes the protein MLQKPRGTQDFFLDETKLWIKVENKLREILNKFNYSEIRTPIFESKELFIRSIGSTSDIVSKEMYEFVDKKNRSLVLKPEGTASVVRAVVENKLYAEDYLPFKTYYISPMFRYERPQNGRYRQFHQLGIEVYGSDSIQQDYEVLNIANNIINDFKLNKNIKIYTNYLITGKNREQYILELKKYLTDFKLCSDCNIRIEKNPLRVLDCKIDDKQFKNVPSMKDFLTDEEQKRYQQTLDLFKEMNILTIHDDKLVRGLDYYTGFIFEIKYESKNIEQTIIAGGRYNNLVYEIGNINLPACGFGMGLERFINIIKEQNNELNRNDQNIDLYTICLDQSAIKLNQQILELSRSIGLISDSNYYNLSLKSALKKSDKLNPKYLIILGEKEATSNQFIIKNEINKTEIKTTLTNFVNDLK